From Streptomyces sp. NBC_01460, a single genomic window includes:
- the tyrS gene encoding tyrosine--tRNA ligase, with protein MTDIVDELKWRGLFAQSTDEDALRKALADGPVTFYCGFDPTAASLHVGHLVQVLTMRRLQLAGLRPLALVGGATGQIGDPRPTAERTLNDPETIAAWVQRLRGQIEPFLTFEGPNAATMVNNLDWTAGLSAIEFLRDIGKHFRVNKMLTKDSVARRLESQEGISYTEFSYQLLQGMDYLELYRRYGCTLQQGGSDQWGNLTAGIDLIHRLEPGAAVHALATPLMVKADGTKFGKSESGAVWLDPEMTTPYAFYQFWLNVDDRDISTYMRILSFRSREELEELEKLTEERPQARSAQRSLAEELTTLVHGGAQCAAVIAASKALFGQGELGELDEATLSAALSEVPHARVTELGPVVDLLVEVGLSASKSAARRTVKEGGAYVNNAKVTDGESAPAHEELLHGRWLVLRRGKKNLAAVEVAAG; from the coding sequence GTGACGGACATCGTCGACGAGCTGAAGTGGCGCGGGCTGTTCGCCCAGTCCACCGACGAGGACGCATTGCGCAAGGCTCTCGCGGACGGCCCGGTCACCTTCTATTGCGGCTTCGACCCGACAGCGGCGAGTCTGCACGTGGGCCACCTGGTGCAGGTCCTCACCATGCGCCGGCTCCAGCTCGCCGGGCTGAGGCCGCTGGCCCTGGTCGGCGGGGCCACCGGCCAGATCGGTGACCCGCGGCCGACGGCGGAGCGCACGCTGAACGACCCGGAGACCATCGCCGCGTGGGTCCAGCGGCTGCGCGGGCAGATCGAGCCCTTCCTCACCTTCGAGGGCCCGAACGCCGCGACGATGGTGAACAACCTGGACTGGACCGCGGGCCTGTCCGCGATCGAGTTCCTCCGGGACATCGGCAAGCACTTCCGGGTCAACAAGATGCTGACCAAGGACTCGGTGGCCCGCCGGCTGGAGTCGCAGGAGGGCATCAGCTACACGGAGTTCAGCTACCAGCTCCTCCAGGGCATGGACTACCTGGAGCTGTACCGGCGCTACGGCTGCACCCTCCAGCAGGGCGGCAGCGACCAGTGGGGCAACCTCACGGCCGGGATCGACCTGATCCACCGCCTGGAGCCGGGCGCCGCGGTGCACGCGCTGGCGACGCCGCTGATGGTGAAGGCGGACGGCACCAAGTTCGGCAAGTCCGAGAGCGGGGCCGTCTGGCTCGACCCGGAGATGACGACGCCGTACGCGTTCTACCAGTTCTGGCTGAACGTGGACGACCGGGACATCTCGACGTACATGCGCATCCTCAGCTTCAGGAGCCGTGAGGAGCTCGAGGAGCTGGAGAAGCTCACGGAGGAGCGTCCGCAGGCGCGTTCGGCGCAGCGGTCGCTGGCCGAGGAGCTGACGACGCTGGTGCACGGCGGCGCGCAGTGCGCGGCGGTCATCGCGGCCTCGAAGGCGCTGTTCGGCCAGGGTGAGCTGGGCGAGCTGGACGAGGCGACGCTGAGCGCCGCCCTGTCCGAGGTGCCGCACGCCCGGGTCACCGAGCTGGGCCCGGTCGTGGATCTCCTGGTCGAGGTCGGGCTGTCCGCCAGCAAGTCGGCCGCCCGCCGTACGGTCAAGGAGGGCGGGGCCTACGTGAACAACGCGAAGGTCACGGACGGCGAGAGCGCTCCGGCCCACGAGGAGCTGCTGCACGGGCGCTGGCTGGTCCTGCGCCGCGGCAAGAAGAACCTGGCGGCCGTCGAGGTCGCCGCCGGCTGA
- a CDS encoding DUF3099 domain-containing protein, giving the protein MRKQSDSEVFRITGARQGLADDVRGRQRRYIISMSVRTVAVVLAATLWNVERHVAVVALALGVLLPYFSVVIANGGRENARSLPTTFVPAPMRPALGAAPVSGPVEEPGDAGRADRTPHGE; this is encoded by the coding sequence ATGCGGAAGCAGAGCGACTCGGAGGTTTTCCGGATCACGGGCGCCCGGCAGGGACTTGCCGACGACGTGCGTGGCCGGCAACGGCGCTACATCATCTCGATGTCCGTGCGCACCGTCGCCGTGGTACTGGCCGCCACCCTGTGGAACGTCGAGAGGCACGTGGCCGTGGTGGCGCTCGCGCTGGGCGTCCTGCTCCCCTACTTCTCGGTGGTCATCGCCAACGGCGGTCGTGAGAACGCCCGTTCGCTCCCGACGACGTTCGTGCCCGCACCGATGCGGCCCGCGCTCGGCGCGGCCCCGGTGTCCGGGCCCGTGGAGGAACCCGGGGACGCCGGTCGCGCGGACCGTACGCCTCACGGGGAGTGA
- a CDS encoding TldD/PmbA family protein — translation MAHEVDQSFLALPLRALADAALARARALGAVHADFRFERVRGASWRLRDARPSGTSDTTDTGYAVRVVHGGAWGFASGVDLTMDAAAKVASQAVAMAKLSAKVIAAAGSDERVELADEPVHGERTWVSAYDVDPFSVPDAEKAGLLAEWSTRLLRADGVAHVDASLMTVHENKFYADTAGTVTTQQRVRVHPQLTAVAVDGTTGEFDSMRTIAPPAGRGWEYLTGTGWDWDAELERIPGLLAEKMRAPGVEAGTYDLVVDPSNLWLTIHESIGHATELDRALGYEAAYAGTSFATFDKLGKLTYGSPVMNVTGDRTAEHGLATVGYDDEGVEAQSWDLVKDGTLVGYQTDRRIAKLTGLGRSNGCAYADSPEHVPVQRMANVSLQPDPGGLSTEDLIGGVERGIYVVGDRSWSIDMQRYNFQFTGQRFFRIENGRLAGQLRDVAYQATTTDFWGSMEKVGGPQTYVLGGAFNCGKAQPGQVAAVSHGCPSALFRGVNILNTTQEGGR, via the coding sequence GTGGCCCACGAGGTAGATCAGTCGTTCCTGGCCCTGCCGCTGCGTGCCCTCGCCGACGCGGCGCTCGCCCGCGCCCGTGCGCTCGGCGCCGTACACGCGGACTTCCGGTTCGAGCGGGTGCGCGGCGCCTCCTGGCGGCTGCGGGACGCCCGGCCCTCCGGGACCTCCGACACCACCGACACCGGGTACGCGGTCCGGGTGGTGCACGGCGGGGCGTGGGGCTTCGCGTCCGGGGTGGACCTGACGATGGACGCGGCGGCGAAGGTGGCCTCGCAGGCGGTCGCCATGGCGAAGCTGTCCGCGAAGGTGATCGCGGCGGCCGGTTCCGACGAGCGTGTCGAGCTGGCGGACGAGCCGGTGCACGGCGAGCGGACCTGGGTGTCGGCGTACGACGTCGATCCCTTCTCCGTACCCGACGCCGAGAAGGCCGGGCTGCTCGCCGAGTGGAGCACGCGCCTGCTGCGGGCCGACGGGGTGGCGCATGTGGACGCCTCGCTGATGACGGTCCATGAGAACAAGTTCTACGCGGACACCGCCGGCACCGTCACCACCCAGCAGCGGGTGCGGGTGCATCCGCAGCTGACCGCCGTGGCCGTGGACGGCACGACCGGTGAGTTCGACTCGATGCGGACGATCGCCCCGCCGGCGGGCCGGGGCTGGGAGTACCTCACGGGCACCGGCTGGGACTGGGACGCCGAACTGGAGCGCATCCCCGGGCTGCTGGCCGAGAAGATGCGGGCTCCGGGCGTCGAGGCGGGGACGTACGACCTGGTCGTCGACCCGTCCAACCTGTGGCTGACCATCCACGAGTCGATCGGCCACGCGACCGAGCTGGACCGGGCGCTGGGCTACGAGGCGGCGTACGCGGGGACCTCGTTCGCGACCTTCGACAAGCTGGGGAAGCTGACGTACGGCTCCCCCGTGATGAACGTGACCGGGGACCGCACCGCCGAGCACGGGCTCGCGACCGTCGGGTACGACGACGAGGGCGTCGAGGCGCAGTCCTGGGACCTGGTCAAGGACGGGACGCTGGTCGGCTACCAGACGGACCGGCGGATCGCGAAGCTGACGGGCCTGGGCCGGTCCAACGGGTGCGCCTACGCCGACTCGCCCGAGCACGTCCCCGTGCAGCGCATGGCCAACGTGTCGCTGCAGCCGGATCCGGGCGGGCTCTCGACCGAGGACCTGATCGGCGGGGTCGAGCGCGGGATCTACGTGGTCGGCGACCGGTCGTGGTCCATCGACATGCAGAGGTACAACTTCCAGTTCACGGGCCAGCGGTTCTTCCGCATCGAGAACGGCAGGCTGGCGGGCCAGCTGCGGGACGTGGCGTACCAGGCGACGACCACCGACTTCTGGGGCTCGATGGAGAAGGTCGGCGGACCGCAGACCTATGTCCTGGGCGGGGCGTTCAACTGCGGCAAGGCCCAGCCGGGCCAGGTCGCGGCCGTCTCGCACGGCTGCCCCTCCGCCCTCTTCCGAGGCGTGAACATCCTCAACACGACTCAGGAGGGCGGGCGATGA
- a CDS encoding GlsB/YeaQ/YmgE family stress response membrane protein: MSWLWAIIVGLVLGVIARAILPGKQNIPLWLTAVFGILGSILGNAVAGWIGVRDTDGIDWTRHVLQLIGAVAVVGVGDMLWQSIRGNRNKQQRT; encoded by the coding sequence ATGAGCTGGTTGTGGGCAATCATCGTGGGTCTGGTGCTGGGTGTGATCGCCCGGGCGATCCTTCCCGGCAAGCAGAACATCCCCCTCTGGCTGACGGCGGTGTTCGGCATCCTCGGCAGCATCCTGGGCAACGCCGTCGCGGGCTGGATCGGCGTCAGGGACACCGACGGCATCGACTGGACCCGCCATGTGCTCCAGCTGATCGGTGCCGTGGCCGTCGTCGGTGTCGGAGACATGCTCTGGCAGTCCATCAGGGGCAACCGGAACAAGCAGCAGAGAACCTGA
- a CDS encoding CynX/NimT family MFS transporter encodes MRHDETPTLSPPAAPTAPAPAPGTAGPGPSPWVLRIVTLGLVLAALNLRPAITSLGPLLEEVRDGLHMSGSVAGVLTSVPPLCFAVFGFMAPRLARRFGPSAVVCAGMAAIAAGLLLRPFVGGTAGFLAASALALMGIAVSNVLMPVIVKRWFPDRVGTVTGLYSMALALGTALAAALTVPLTDAMGGDWRTGLAVWAALAVVAVLPWLPFVKDRADTSGRAAGTPAPPALRITRSRTSWALACFFGLQATAAYITMGWMPQIFRDAGIPAGTAGVLLAVTMAMGVPLAFVIPRVASRLRTQGPIVLVLSGCGLLGYAGLYLAPAGGAWLWALLLGIANCAFPLALTMIGMRSRSGAGVVRLSAFAQSTGYLLSIPGPLLVGVLYQHSGGWGLPLALMAGLLVPQTIAGMLAGRDRTIEDEC; translated from the coding sequence ATGCGCCACGACGAGACCCCGACCTTGAGTCCTCCCGCCGCCCCCACCGCCCCCGCCCCCGCGCCCGGCACAGCCGGGCCCGGCCCTTCCCCCTGGGTGCTGCGGATCGTCACCCTCGGCCTGGTTCTCGCCGCGCTCAACCTCCGGCCCGCCATCACCAGCCTCGGCCCGCTCCTGGAGGAGGTCCGGGACGGGCTGCACATGAGCGGCAGCGTCGCCGGTGTCCTCACCTCCGTGCCGCCGCTCTGCTTCGCGGTCTTCGGGTTCATGGCGCCGCGGCTGGCCCGCAGGTTCGGCCCCAGCGCCGTCGTGTGCGCCGGGATGGCGGCCATCGCCGCCGGCCTGCTGCTGCGCCCCTTCGTGGGCGGCACGGCGGGGTTCCTCGCCGCCAGCGCACTGGCCCTGATGGGCATCGCGGTCAGCAACGTCCTGATGCCCGTCATCGTCAAGCGCTGGTTCCCCGACCGGGTCGGCACCGTGACCGGCCTCTACTCCATGGCCCTGGCCCTCGGCACCGCCCTCGCGGCCGCCCTCACCGTGCCCCTGACCGACGCGATGGGCGGTGACTGGAGGACCGGGCTGGCCGTCTGGGCGGCGCTGGCCGTCGTCGCGGTCCTGCCCTGGCTCCCGTTCGTGAAGGACCGGGCCGACACGTCGGGGCGGGCCGCCGGCACCCCCGCCCCGCCCGCCCTCCGGATCACCCGGAGCCGTACCTCCTGGGCGCTCGCCTGCTTCTTCGGCCTCCAGGCCACGGCCGCCTACATCACCATGGGCTGGATGCCCCAGATCTTCCGTGACGCGGGGATCCCGGCCGGCACCGCCGGCGTCCTGCTCGCGGTGACCATGGCCATGGGCGTGCCCCTCGCCTTCGTCATCCCCCGGGTCGCCTCCCGGCTGCGCACCCAGGGCCCGATCGTCCTCGTCCTCAGCGGATGCGGCCTCCTCGGCTACGCGGGGCTCTACCTGGCCCCGGCCGGCGGCGCCTGGCTCTGGGCGCTGCTGCTGGGCATCGCCAACTGTGCCTTCCCGCTCGCCCTCACCATGATCGGGATGCGTTCGCGCAGCGGCGCCGGAGTGGTCAGGCTCTCCGCCTTCGCCCAGTCCACGGGCTACCTCCTCTCGATCCCCGGCCCGCTGCTGGTCGGCGTGCTCTACCAGCACAGCGGCGGCTGGGGCCTGCCGCTCGCCCTCATGGCCGGCCTCCTCGTGCCGCAGACGATCGCGGGGATGCTCGCCGGGAGGGACCGGACGATCGAGGACGAGTGCTGA
- a CDS encoding metallopeptidase TldD-related protein, protein MSRVSKPYEIVERALELSTADGCVVIADESSSANLRWAGNALTTNGVTRGRTLTVIATVDGAEGTASGVVSRSAVTADDLEPLVRAAEAAARGAGPAEDARPLVSGVPASADFTEPPAETGSDVFAGFAPALGDAFARARSGGRELYGFAHHQLNSTYLGTSTGLRLRHDQPNGTLELNAKSPDRTRSAWAGRATRDFKDVDPAALDAELARRLGWAERRIELPAGRYETLLPPTAVADLLIYQYWSAGARDASEGRTVFSRPGGGTRIGETLSELPLNLRSDPHAPGLESAPFVIAHASGDDSSVFDNGLPLAPTDWIKDGRLERLTTTRHSAALTDLPVAPAMDNLVLDGGGERSLEEMVAATTGRALLLTCLWYIREVDPATLLLTGLTRDGVYLVEDGEVLGEVNNFRFNESPVGLLSRASEAGRTERTLPREWGDYFTRAAMPALRIPDFHMSSVSRGV, encoded by the coding sequence ATGAGCCGCGTCAGCAAGCCGTACGAGATCGTCGAGCGGGCGCTCGAGCTGTCCACCGCCGACGGCTGCGTGGTCATCGCGGACGAGAGCTCCTCCGCCAATCTGCGCTGGGCCGGCAACGCGCTCACCACGAACGGGGTGACGCGAGGACGGACCCTGACCGTCATCGCGACCGTGGACGGCGCCGAGGGGACGGCGTCCGGCGTCGTGTCCCGCTCGGCCGTCACCGCGGACGACCTGGAGCCGCTCGTACGGGCCGCCGAGGCCGCCGCGCGTGGCGCCGGGCCCGCGGAGGACGCGCGGCCGCTGGTCTCCGGGGTCCCGGCGTCCGCCGACTTCACCGAACCGCCGGCCGAGACCGGCTCCGACGTCTTCGCCGGCTTCGCCCCGGCGCTCGGCGACGCCTTCGCACGGGCCCGCTCGGGCGGCCGTGAGCTGTACGGCTTCGCCCACCACCAGCTGAACTCGACGTACCTGGGCACGTCGACCGGACTGCGGCTGCGCCACGACCAGCCGAACGGGACGCTGGAGCTGAACGCCAAGTCCCCCGACCGGACCCGTTCCGCCTGGGCGGGGCGGGCCACCCGTGACTTCAAGGACGTCGACCCGGCGGCCCTGGACGCGGAGCTGGCGCGGCGCCTGGGGTGGGCGGAGCGCAGGATCGAGCTGCCGGCCGGACGCTACGAGACGCTGCTGCCGCCGACCGCGGTGGCGGACCTGCTGATCTACCAGTACTGGTCGGCGGGCGCCCGGGACGCCTCGGAGGGCCGGACGGTCTTCTCCCGGCCGGGGGGCGGTACGCGGATCGGCGAGACGCTCTCCGAGCTGCCGCTGAACCTGCGCAGCGATCCGCACGCTCCGGGACTGGAGTCGGCTCCCTTCGTGATCGCCCACGCGTCGGGGGACGATTCCTCGGTCTTCGACAACGGGCTGCCGCTGGCACCGACCGACTGGATCAAGGACGGCAGGCTGGAGCGGCTGACCACGACCCGGCACTCCGCCGCGCTGACGGACCTCCCGGTGGCGCCCGCGATGGACAACCTCGTCCTGGACGGCGGCGGTGAGCGGTCCCTGGAGGAGATGGTGGCCGCGACGACCGGCCGGGCGCTGCTGCTGACCTGCCTCTGGTACATCCGCGAGGTGGATCCGGCGACCCTGCTGCTGACCGGCCTCACCCGGGACGGCGTGTACCTGGTGGAGGACGGCGAGGTCCTCGGCGAGGTGAACAACTTCCGGTTCAACGAGTCGCCGGTGGGGCTGCTGTCCCGGGCGTCGGAGGCGGGCCGTACGGAGAGGACGCTGCCGCGCGAGTGGGGCGACTACTTCACCCGGGCCGCGATGCCCGCGCTGCGCATCCCGGACTTCCACATGAGCTCGGTCAGCCGGGGCGTATGA
- a CDS encoding SixA phosphatase family protein yields MSADTPRRIVLLRHAKAEWSQDSDHERPLAERGRKDAPVAGLRLADSGTAFDLALCSTATRTRETWKLAVHEFEQRPRTVYEERLYEASLGELIALFGETPDDVTNLLVIGHNPGMHGAADALSGSAEGDTLARMTRDGFPTAAYAVVEFSGSWKTLEHGVGKLVEYWTPND; encoded by the coding sequence ATGAGCGCCGATACACCTCGCAGGATCGTCCTTCTCAGGCACGCAAAGGCGGAATGGTCGCAGGACTCCGACCATGAGCGGCCCCTGGCGGAACGGGGCAGGAAGGACGCGCCTGTCGCCGGCCTCAGGCTGGCCGATTCGGGAACCGCCTTCGACCTGGCTCTGTGCTCGACCGCCACCAGGACCCGCGAGACCTGGAAGCTCGCGGTCCACGAGTTCGAGCAGCGCCCCAGGACCGTGTACGAGGAGAGGCTCTACGAGGCCTCCCTCGGCGAGCTGATCGCCCTGTTCGGCGAGACCCCCGACGACGTGACGAACCTGCTGGTCATCGGCCACAATCCCGGCATGCACGGCGCCGCGGACGCTCTCTCCGGCAGCGCCGAGGGCGACACGCTCGCCCGCATGACCAGGGACGGCTTCCCGACCGCGGCCTACGCCGTCGTCGAGTTCTCCGGCTCCTGGAAGACCCTGGAGCACGGGGTGGGCAAGCTCGTCGAGTACTGGACGCCGAACGACTGA
- a CDS encoding SGM_5486 family transporter-associated protein, with product MPVLEPNPPNGQRKLLLVFGTMLLISVVIGVIATIASP from the coding sequence ATGCCAGTGCTCGAACCGAATCCCCCGAACGGCCAGAGGAAGCTCCTCCTCGTCTTCGGGACGATGCTTCTCATCTCCGTCGTCATCGGCGTGATCGCCACGATCGCCTCGCCCTGA
- a CDS encoding FadR/GntR family transcriptional regulator, with protein MALTSTRRSALADQVIAQLRNQITAGEWPVGSRIPTEPELVEQLGVARNTVREAVRALAHNGLLDIRQGSGTYVVATSELAGVMHRRFADADPRHVAELRSTLESSAARLAALRRTDRDLRQLDTLMARREAVWASGDAEGFVAADATLHLAVVAASHNDVLTELYADLNDLLRDYLRDDVGPELGPDGLMDHSRLVEAIRAGDAETAAAEAAAHALSCLRERV; from the coding sequence ATGGCGCTGACGTCCACGCGGCGTTCGGCTCTCGCCGACCAGGTGATTGCCCAGCTGAGGAACCAGATCACCGCGGGCGAGTGGCCGGTCGGCTCACGGATCCCCACCGAGCCCGAGCTGGTCGAGCAGCTGGGGGTCGCCCGCAACACGGTGCGCGAGGCCGTGCGCGCCCTGGCGCACAACGGGCTGCTGGACATCCGCCAGGGCTCCGGTACGTATGTGGTGGCGACCAGCGAACTGGCCGGGGTGATGCACCGCCGTTTCGCGGACGCCGACCCCCGGCACGTCGCCGAGCTCCGCTCCACCCTGGAGTCCTCCGCGGCCAGGCTCGCCGCCCTGCGGCGGACGGACCGCGATCTGCGGCAGCTGGACACGCTGATGGCGCGACGGGAGGCCGTGTGGGCGTCCGGGGACGCGGAGGGCTTCGTGGCCGCCGACGCGACCCTGCACCTCGCCGTGGTCGCCGCGTCGCACAACGACGTGCTGACCGAGCTCTACGCCGACCTGAACGACCTGCTCCGCGACTACCTGCGGGACGACGTCGGCCCGGAACTGGGACCCGACGGGCTCATGGACCACTCCCGGCTCGTCGAGGCGATCCGGGCGGGCGACGCGGAGACGGCTGCCGCCGAGGCCGCCGCCCACGCGCTGAGCTGCCTGCGGGAGCGGGTCTAG
- the fabI gene encoding enoyl-ACP reductase FabI, with protein MSGILDGKRILITGVLMESSIAFHTAKVAQEQGAEVILTAFPRPTLTERIAKKLPKPVKVLELDVTDAEHLERLAGLVKDELGSLDGVVHSIGFAPQDALGGNFLNTPFESVATAMHVSAFSLKSLAMACKPLMNDGGSIVGLTFDAQFAWPQYDWMGPAKAALEATSRYLARDLGKDSIRCNLISAGPLGSMAAKSIPGFGELADVWNHRSPLEWDMTDPEPAGRGVVALLSDFFPKTTGEIIHVDGGVHMMGA; from the coding sequence ATGAGCGGAATTCTCGACGGCAAGCGCATCCTCATCACGGGCGTGCTGATGGAGTCGTCCATCGCCTTTCACACCGCGAAGGTGGCCCAGGAGCAGGGCGCCGAGGTCATCCTCACGGCGTTCCCCCGCCCGACGCTGACCGAGCGGATCGCCAAGAAGCTCCCGAAGCCCGTCAAGGTGCTCGAGCTCGACGTGACCGACGCGGAGCACCTGGAGCGGCTGGCCGGCCTGGTCAAGGACGAGCTGGGCTCGCTGGACGGCGTCGTGCACTCCATCGGCTTCGCGCCGCAGGACGCGCTCGGCGGCAACTTCCTGAACACCCCGTTCGAGTCGGTCGCCACCGCGATGCACGTCTCGGCGTTCTCCCTGAAGTCGCTCGCCATGGCCTGCAAGCCCCTGATGAACGACGGCGGCTCGATCGTCGGCCTCACCTTCGACGCGCAGTTCGCCTGGCCCCAGTACGACTGGATGGGCCCGGCCAAGGCCGCGCTGGAGGCCACCTCCCGCTACCTCGCCCGGGACCTGGGCAAGGACAGCATCCGCTGCAACCTGATCTCGGCCGGACCGCTCGGCTCCATGGCCGCGAAGTCCATCCCGGGCTTCGGTGAGCTCGCGGACGTCTGGAACCACCGCTCCCCGCTGGAGTGGGACATGACCGACCCCGAGCCGGCCGGCCGCGGTGTGGTCGCGCTGCTCTCCGACTTCTTCCCGAAGACCACGGGCGAGATCATCCACGTCGACGGTGGCGTGCACATGATGGGCGCCTGA
- the moaA gene encoding GTP 3',8-cyclase MoaA gives MLIDTYGRVATDLRVSLTDKCNLRCTYCMPEEGLQWLSKTELLSDDEIVRLIRIAVTTLGITEVRFTGGEPLLRPGLVSIVEQCAAMEPRPRMSLTTNGIGLKRTAAALKAAGLDRVNVSLDTLRPDVFKTLTRRDRHKDVLEGLEAAREAGLTPVKVNSVLMPGLNDDEAPELLAWAVENAYELRFIEQMPLDAQHGWKRDGMITAGDILASLRTRFTLTAEGDEARGSAPAERWTVDGGPHRVGVIASVTRPFCRACDRTRLTADGQVRTCLFAREETDLRGALRSDAPDEEIAGIWKLAMWGKKAGSGLDDPAFLQPDRPMSAIGG, from the coding sequence GTGCTCATCGACACCTACGGCCGGGTCGCCACCGACCTGCGTGTATCACTGACCGACAAGTGCAATCTCCGCTGCACCTACTGCATGCCGGAGGAGGGCCTCCAGTGGCTCTCCAAGACCGAGCTGCTCAGCGACGACGAGATCGTCCGGCTCATCCGCATCGCCGTCACCACCCTCGGCATCACCGAGGTCCGCTTCACGGGCGGCGAGCCGCTGCTGCGTCCCGGCCTCGTCTCCATCGTCGAGCAGTGCGCGGCCATGGAGCCCCGCCCCAGGATGTCGCTCACCACCAACGGCATCGGCCTCAAGCGCACCGCGGCGGCCCTGAAGGCGGCAGGCCTGGACCGGGTCAACGTATCCCTGGACACCCTGCGGCCCGACGTCTTCAAGACGCTCACCCGCCGCGACCGGCACAAGGACGTCCTGGAAGGGCTGGAGGCCGCCCGTGAGGCCGGGCTCACCCCGGTCAAGGTCAACTCCGTCCTCATGCCCGGCCTCAACGACGACGAAGCCCCCGAGCTGCTCGCCTGGGCCGTGGAGAACGCCTACGAGCTCCGCTTCATCGAGCAGATGCCGCTCGACGCCCAGCACGGCTGGAAGCGCGACGGGATGATCACGGCAGGTGACATCCTGGCCTCGCTGCGCACCCGTTTCACCCTCACGGCCGAAGGGGACGAGGCGCGCGGATCCGCCCCCGCCGAGCGGTGGACCGTGGACGGGGGACCGCATCGCGTCGGCGTCATCGCCTCCGTGACCAGGCCCTTCTGCCGGGCCTGCGACCGCACCCGGCTCACCGCCGACGGACAGGTCCGCACCTGCCTCTTCGCCCGGGAGGAGACGGACCTGCGCGGAGCGCTGCGCTCCGACGCCCCCGACGAGGAGATCGCCGGCATCTGGAAGCTCGCGATGTGGGGGAAGAAGGCCGGCTCCGGTCTCGACGACCCCGCGTTCCTGCAGCCCGACCGCCCGATGTCAGCGATCGGCGGCTGA
- the fabG gene encoding 3-oxoacyl-[acyl-carrier-protein] reductase, producing the protein MSRSVLVTGGNRGIGLAIARAFADNGDRVAVTYRSGEPPQALTEAGVLAVRCDITDTEQVEQAYKEIEEKHGPVEVLVANAGITKDQLLMRMSEDDFTSVLDTNLTGTFRVVKRANRAMLRAKKGRVVLISSVVGLLGSAGQANYAASKAGLVGFARSLARELGSRNITFNVVAPGFVDTDMTQALTDEQRKGIVAQVPLGRYAQPAEIAAAVRFLASDDASYITGAVIPVDGGLGMGH; encoded by the coding sequence TTGAGCCGCTCGGTTCTCGTCACCGGAGGAAACCGGGGCATCGGCCTCGCCATCGCCCGCGCCTTCGCCGACAACGGCGACAGGGTCGCCGTCACCTACCGTTCGGGAGAGCCGCCGCAGGCGCTCACCGAGGCGGGAGTCCTCGCGGTCCGGTGCGACATCACCGACACCGAGCAGGTGGAGCAGGCCTACAAGGAGATCGAGGAGAAGCACGGTCCCGTGGAGGTGCTGGTCGCCAACGCCGGTATCACCAAGGACCAGTTGCTGATGCGGATGTCCGAGGACGACTTCACGTCCGTGCTCGACACCAACCTCACCGGTACCTTCCGCGTCGTCAAGCGGGCCAACCGTGCGATGCTGCGCGCCAAGAAGGGCCGCGTCGTCCTCATCTCCTCCGTGGTCGGCCTCCTCGGCTCGGCCGGACAGGCGAACTACGCGGCGTCCAAGGCGGGCCTGGTCGGCTTCGCCCGGTCGCTCGCCCGTGAGCTCGGTTCGCGGAACATCACGTTCAACGTCGTCGCACCCGGGTTCGTCGACACCGACATGACCCAGGCGCTCACCGACGAGCAGCGCAAGGGCATCGTGGCGCAGGTGCCGCTCGGCCGCTACGCGCAGCCCGCCGAGATCGCCGCCGCGGTGCGCTTCCTCGCGTCCGACGACGCGTCGTACATCACTGGAGCCGTCATCCCCGTTGACGGCGGATTGGGCATGGGTCACTGA